In the genome of Thermococcus sp. 21S7, the window CAAAGGATACCCCGTGCTCGCGTTTATCAGGGAACTAACTCCCCCGAAAGAATGGAAGGCATATTTTCTCACCAGCCTGCCCGGGAAGGATACGATAACGCCGACGAACCTTCCGAGGATCCTGGAACTATCTGGAAGATACCTCCGGGAGGCAGGGATGCAGGGGATAACCGGGGTTGTTGTTATTGACGGGATAGAGTATCTCGTCATCCACAACGGCATAACCGCGGTAACAAAGTTTCTCGGAACGCTCAGAGACCTTGTGATACTGCAGGACGGCCGGCTGATAGTTGTAGTAGACGAAACCGCCATGGAAAGGAAGGATTATCGCATCATAAAGCGCGTTCTCATTGGAGAGTAAACCCTATAAGAACGGAGCTTGATTTCAACGTGGTGGTAATAATGGGACTCCTTGAGGACAAGGCCCTTGTTGAGGCTGCACTGTTCGTTTCTGGAAGGCCGCTCAGTGTGAAGGAACTTTCGAGGGCTCTGGGGATAAGGTCACTGGACTACCTCGAAAAACTCATCGAGCTTATAGCAGCCGAATACGCCGAGAGAAAGAGTGCGATAGAGGTTGTGAAGGTTCTGGGGGACAAGTACGTCATGCAGGTGAAGCAGGACTACAGCCAGCGCGTCATCCATCTAATGCCGAGGCCGGACCTGAGGACCGGCGAACTGAAGACCCTCGCCCTCATAGCCTACCTCCAGCCGATAGAGCAGAGCAAGGTGGTGAAACTCCGCGGCAGCCAGGCATACGAGCATATACGAAAGCTCCTGGAGATGGGGCTGATTTATGCCGAGCCATACGAGAGAACGAAGCTCCTAGGAACGACGTCAAAATTCGCCGAGCTATACGGCTTCCCCGAGAACGACCCCAACATCATAAAGGAGGCCTTCAAGAAGGTTGTCCACGCCGAGTACAGCGACCTGATAGCGAAGCTGGAGGGTAGGGGTGATGGTGGCGAATCTCAGGAACCGGAGGAGATTGAAGCGGAGACCTCTATGGAGGGCGAAGAGTAATTCCTTGGCTCTTCAGTCACTCAATTTTCCTTCAGAGGAAGAAATCGTCCTTCCTTTCTGAAAAATGGCCCCTTGGACCGAGTTTGGAGAAAGGTTTAAATAGTCCGAGCCATTATTACCATTAAGGTGAGTGTTATGGGAGTGCTGACGAAGGAGCAGATTATTGAGATGATCGAGGGGCAGAAGGGCCTCTCGAAGGATGAAATCGAGAGGAGAATATCGGAGATAGCCTCCCGTGAGGGAATCTCCGAGCACGCCGCGGCATTGATGCTCGCCGAGGAACTCGGGGTGAACCTTGAGGGCAGGGAGGAGCTCCTCCACATAGCCGATCTGGTTCCTGGAATGACCGGCGTCAACGTCGTGGCAAGGGTTCTGCGAAAGTACCCGCCCAGGGAGTATCAGAAGAGGGACGGCTCCACCGGACAGGTGGCCAACGTGATAATATACGACGCCACTGGAAAGACGAGACTCGTCCTGTGGGACGGCCTCGTGACCAAGTACTACAGCGAACTCAACGCCGGTGACCTCATCAAGATAATCGACCCCAGCGTCAGGGAGGGTCGTAACGGCGTCGAGCTGCACGCCAACTTCAGGACGAGAATAATCGTCAACCCGGAAGACCCGCGCGCCGGGGAGATACCCCCCATCGAGGAGGTCAGGAGCTACAACTACCAGCGGAGAAAGATAGGCGAGCTGATGGGAGGCGAGCGGTTCATCGAGGTTCGCGGGACGATTGCGAGGCTCTACCGCGTCACCGTCTACGACGCCTGCCCCCAGTGCAGGAGAAAGGTCGATTACGACCCCGCAACGGATACCTGGATATGCCCTGAGCACGGTGAGGTTCGGCCGGTTAAGATAACGATAGTGGACTTCGGCCTGGACGACTCCACGGGATACATAAGGACAACGCTCTTTGGAGACGATGCGGCCGAGCTGGTGGGCAGGGACCCCGAAGAGATAGCCGAGAAGCTCAGGGAGTTCGTCGAGAGCGGTTTAACGCTCAGGGAAGCAGGACGGAAGCTGGCGGAGGAGGAGTACTACCACCTGCTCGGCAGGGAGGTAATCGTCAGGGGCAACGTTGTTGACGACAAGTTCCTCGGACTCATCCTGAAGGCCTTTGGATGGGACGAGGTTGACCCGAAGCGCGAGATCGCCAGGGTGAGGGCCGAGCTGAAGGAGGTCATCAAGGACTTGGTGTGAGGTGTTGACGATGGAGGAAGTTAGGTTCAGGCGCAGAAAGCCCGCCGTCGAGAGAAAGATTGAGGAGATCAGGGAGGACGACACCAGGGTTTCGCTCATCGGAAAGGCCTTCAAGGTCGACAAGATGGACTACACCTTCTGGCTCGACGACGGAACGGGCGTCATACTCATCGAAAGCGAGGAGAACGTTCTTCCCGAGAACGGGCAGACCGTGAGGGTCATCGGAAGGGTCATCAGGAACGAAGAGGAGACCCACATCTACGGCGAGGTCGTCCAGGACTTCAGCGATGCTGACTTAGATGCACTGGAAGAGATAAGGGAGCTTGAGAGAAAGGTTCTGCCCAAAGTCGAGGGCATCATAGAGTTCTTCGGGGGTGAGGAACTATGAAGAAGCGCCTTCCGGCGAGCAGGGTCTACATCAAGGACATCATAGACGGCTACTACGTCAGGAGCGAAGGCGACTTCGAGCCGAACTACCTGATAACGAGGGACGCCAGAAAGGTCTACCGCGTTAAGGTCGTCGCCACGGTCGTCAGAGACCCCATGATGAGCGAGGATGAGAGCTACGGAAGGTTCCAGATTGACGACGGCACCGGAACGATATGGGTCTTCGGTTTCAGGGAGAACACCCGCTTCATAAACCTTGTGAAGAAGGGCGACCTCGTTCAGATCATCGGAAAGGTTGGGGAGTGGCGCGACGACAAGCAGATACTCGTTGAGGGCATATCGAAGGTCGAGCCGAACATGTGGATACTCCACCGCTTCGAGACGCTGAAGGAGAAGGCCGAGCACGCGGAGAAGGCCAGGAGGGCCTTCGAGATATACGACCGCTACGGGATAACCGCCAAGGCCAAGGTTATAGCCAAGAACAAGGGCGTAAGCGAGGACATGCTCATTACCATAGACGAACTCTACACCATGATGCTTGAGCAGAGGAGCACGGAGGAGGCCCTCTTTGAGGAGGAGGTCGTCGAGGAGGAACCCAAGGAAGAGAATCCCGAGCTTGAGAAGGCCAAGAAGGCCGTCCTAGACCTGCTCCGCGAGAAGGGCAAGGCTCTGTCGCACAAGTTCATAATCAAGAAGCTTTCGAAGGAGATCGACGAGGAGCTGATCGAGGAGGCGATAACCCAGCTTCTGGCGGAGGGCGAGATATACGAGCCCGAGATCGGCTACTACGAGCCGCTTTGAGGCTCTTATCTTTTTCTGAAAAAAGAGAAAATCTAGTACTGCTCCCTCATCGTCCTTATGACCGGGTCGTGGATCAGCGTTGAGGTTATGCTGTCCACCATGCGGAAGAACTCGTCGCGCCCCTTCTCCAGCGGCATGTTCTCTAAGCTTATCAGCTCGCATTTTCCCCCGAGTATCCACTTGCCGAGCACTATCTTCTCCCTGTCCCCCTTTCTGGCGTCTATTCTGGCCAAACCGTAAGGAATGTCGGCCGTCCACCAGTTGGCCTTGAAGGTAACGCGCCAGCCCGCATTCTCAACGGCTTCCACGAGTTTTTCAAGGGTCTTTGCAGGCCCGTAGGGCGTTTTAAACGTGATGACAGTCCACAGTTCCTCGGATTCGAGGTTTCTCACGAGTTCATCCTTAAACTCCATACCCCCACCTCCTCACACTATCGCGGCTATTATGAATGCAGTGACGGCCAGGAAGATGCTCACCTTGAGCAGCTTCTGGGCCCTGTGTGCCGATTCCTCCCCCTGGTTCTTAAGTATAATGTACGCGGCGTAGAGTATCACCAGGTCAACCGGCACCATAGCGTAGTAACCGAGGCCAACACCGGCTCTGACCGGCAGAAACGAGGCCACCACAGTCAGAACGGCAAAGAAGACCCCGATGTAGGCTGCCTTCTTCTTCCCCCAGATTATGGGGAGCGTTCTGGCGCCCTTGGCAACGTCGCCCTCAACGTCCTCGATGTCCTTGATAACCTCCCTGGCAACGTTTACCAGGAAGGCGCAGAGCGCGAGGTAGCCGGCCAGGCCGATGTGTTCAACGGCGAGGGCGCCGTAGAGCGGCGTCGCACTGGTGAGGCCAGCAACCACGAGGTTTCCTATGAACGGGAGCGGTTTGAGCTTCCAGGCGTAGAGGAGCATCGCGGCGTAGGCGATAACCCCCAGGATGAACGCCCGGAGGTTTATTAGGTACGCAAGAGCCAGGCCAACCGCGAACAGGAGCAGCGAGTAGTAGAGTGCGGTTCTTCTGCCCATTGCCCCCCTGGGAAGGGGTCTCTCGGGCCGGTTGATTTTATCTATCTCGTAGTCGAAGTAGTCGTTTATCGTGTTGCCCCCGGCACAGCCGAGGGTGACGACCAGAAAGACCAGAACCGCCGTGGCTAAGTCTGGAAAGTGTCCAACCGCGACTATCGAACCCAGGACACCCACTATCCCGGCGAGGATGCAGTTGTGGGGCCTGGTTATCTCTACGAACGCCTTGAGTTCCATTAGGGACACCTAATTCGATTAGGTTATCGCCTTAAAAATCTTTGCTAGAGCTCCTCCCTCCTGAGAAGGCCGAGTTCCTCGCCCGTCTCAAGCACCCTTACCCTGCCAAAGCGAAGCTCAAGGACTTTATCCACCTCTGCGGCGGAAAGGGGCGTCAGAACCTGCGCTTTCATCTCCCCGAAGTTTATCCACTTGAGCACCCCAACGCCGAGGCAGAAACCGCTTCCATCGATGAAGCCCACCAGGAGGTTGCTCAGCCTCTCAAAATCGACCGCGTGGATTACCGGGCGGCCGTACTGCCGGGGACCGGGCTCGGCATCGGCCTTGACAACGATGTACCGCTCCCCCTTCCAGCCGGCTATCACGAGCCACCTGAAGAGCGTCGAGAGGAGTTCTTTCTCCTCCCTGATCAGCGGCCTGCCCCTGAAGAGCTCCGTCCCCGTGGGAACAGTCTTCGAGAGGTCGACCTCGACGAGCGAGGCCTTCGAGAAGTAGGCCCTCCATTTCTCCCGCCTGACTTCCCGCCTCTCATCCCTCGAATGCTCCCTCACCTTCTCGCTGACGGAGAGCCTTGCCACCTCCCCGTAGGGGGATAGAAGCCTGCGCAGGTGGGAGAGCTCGTTGTCCCGCTCAAGGAAAACGATGAGCTCTGGTTTCACGAGCTCGGCCTTGAGGCGCTTTATCTCGATACCCTGGGCGGTGACGAAGCCGGTCGTGTCTATGAGAACCACGTCGGCCTCTTTTAAAGCCACCTCGGTCAGTCTCTTGACCCCAACGGCCATCTCGCCGGCGTACCCTCCCGGGGTGATCGTCCCTATGAAGTAGTGCGCTCTGGCGGATAGTTCCCCTATCGACTCAAATGGCCCCTCGGGAAAGGCGAGGCTCACGGTGGCCGGTGGCAGGATTCCCTTCTGGCCGACGTCGCTGTCAACCACCGCGACCCTGAGGCCCTCATCGATGAGCCTGTTGGCTAGAAATGTCAACAGCGTTGTCTTTCCGCTGTCGGTGGAGCCTATCAGCATGACCTTTGCAGGTCTCTCCAGGGCAGTTATACGCTCAAGGAGTTCAAACCTGTCCGGCGGAACGTCCTCCGTGTAAGTCGCTTTGTTCATATGCGCTACTATGAGGCCTGAATTAAAAAGCTAACTTTTAGAAAGACTTATAAGAGTGGTAGTGGCCATAATCCATGAACCAGAAAAAGTTGACATAAGACTTAAAAATAGTTGGTTTAATAAAGCTGTAAACGCTAATCTTGCAAAAGGAGGTTTCGGAGATGGAAGGGAGGTCGACTCTTACCCCGAGGCAGATAAGGCTGCTCAGAAAGTTCTACGAGGAAGGAAAGACGATCGAGGTGCACACCGTCGAGAAGACCCAGGACGAGCTTGCGGAGGAGCTTGGAATCACCAGACAGGCCCTTAGCAATCACCTTAAGGTGCTTAAAGAACTCGGCTACATAAGGACCGGAAGGGGCTTCATAGACCTCACGGACAAGGCCCTCGACCTTCTCGGTGAGAAGAAGGGCGACGTCTTCGTCTTCGTAAAGATAGAGCCCACCAAGAGGAAGCACGTCTACGAACACATCAAGGAGCTCAAGATAAAGAAGATATACCGTGTCACCGGCGACATAGACCTCATCATTGAGGCCGACAAGACGAAGCTCGACGATATCCTTGAGGAGATAGCCTCACTCGACGGCGTCAAGGAGACCATTACCCACATCGTTCTCGAAGTCCTCTGAGCCAGTTTCCGCGGAGGGCCGCTTCCTTCCCTCTTTAAGCTTCTTTTCCATGAGCTTCCTCAGCTCAAGAAGGTTCTTCCCGAACTTGGCGGATATCGGTACGAACGTCTCGGGCACCTCGCTGTGGGGAACGCCGAACTTCTCCGCTAGGAAGTTTATGGTCCTCTGGAGGTTCCTTATCTTGTCCATCT includes:
- the scpB gene encoding SMC-Scp complex subunit ScpB yields the protein MGLLEDKALVEAALFVSGRPLSVKELSRALGIRSLDYLEKLIELIAAEYAERKSAIEVVKVLGDKYVMQVKQDYSQRVIHLMPRPDLRTGELKTLALIAYLQPIEQSKVVKLRGSQAYEHIRKLLEMGLIYAEPYERTKLLGTTSKFAELYGFPENDPNIIKEAFKKVVHAEYSDLIAKLEGRGDGGESQEPEEIEAETSMEGEE
- a CDS encoding OB-fold nucleic acid binding domain-containing protein; amino-acid sequence: MGVLTKEQIIEMIEGQKGLSKDEIERRISEIASREGISEHAAALMLAEELGVNLEGREELLHIADLVPGMTGVNVVARVLRKYPPREYQKRDGSTGQVANVIIYDATGKTRLVLWDGLVTKYYSELNAGDLIKIIDPSVREGRNGVELHANFRTRIIVNPEDPRAGEIPPIEEVRSYNYQRRKIGELMGGERFIEVRGTIARLYRVTVYDACPQCRRKVDYDPATDTWICPEHGEVRPVKITIVDFGLDDSTGYIRTTLFGDDAAELVGRDPEEIAEKLREFVESGLTLREAGRKLAEEEYYHLLGREVIVRGNVVDDKFLGLILKAFGWDEVDPKREIARVRAELKEVIKDLV
- a CDS encoding replication protein RepA encodes the protein MEEVRFRRRKPAVERKIEEIREDDTRVSLIGKAFKVDKMDYTFWLDDGTGVILIESEENVLPENGQTVRVIGRVIRNEEETHIYGEVVQDFSDADLDALEEIRELERKVLPKVEGIIEFFGGEEL
- a CDS encoding OB-fold nucleic acid binding domain-containing protein; the encoded protein is MKKRLPASRVYIKDIIDGYYVRSEGDFEPNYLITRDARKVYRVKVVATVVRDPMMSEDESYGRFQIDDGTGTIWVFGFRENTRFINLVKKGDLVQIIGKVGEWRDDKQILVEGISKVEPNMWILHRFETLKEKAEHAEKARRAFEIYDRYGITAKAKVIAKNKGVSEDMLITIDELYTMMLEQRSTEEALFEEEVVEEEPKEENPELEKAKKAVLDLLREKGKALSHKFIIKKLSKEIDEELIEEAITQLLAEGEIYEPEIGYYEPL
- a CDS encoding ribonucleoside-triphosphate reductase, encoding MEFKDELVRNLESEELWTVITFKTPYGPAKTLEKLVEAVENAGWRVTFKANWWTADIPYGLARIDARKGDREKIVLGKWILGGKCELISLENMPLEKGRDEFFRMVDSITSTLIHDPVIRTMREQY
- a CDS encoding geranylgeranylglycerol-phosphate geranylgeranyltransferase, which produces MELKAFVEITRPHNCILAGIVGVLGSIVAVGHFPDLATAVLVFLVVTLGCAGGNTINDYFDYEIDKINRPERPLPRGAMGRRTALYYSLLLFAVGLALAYLINLRAFILGVIAYAAMLLYAWKLKPLPFIGNLVVAGLTSATPLYGALAVEHIGLAGYLALCAFLVNVAREVIKDIEDVEGDVAKGARTLPIIWGKKKAAYIGVFFAVLTVVASFLPVRAGVGLGYYAMVPVDLVILYAAYIILKNQGEESAHRAQKLLKVSIFLAVTAFIIAAIV
- a CDS encoding Clp1/GlmU family protein, whose amino-acid sequence is MNKATYTEDVPPDRFELLERITALERPAKVMLIGSTDSGKTTLLTFLANRLIDEGLRVAVVDSDVGQKGILPPATVSLAFPEGPFESIGELSARAHYFIGTITPGGYAGEMAVGVKRLTEVALKEADVVLIDTTGFVTAQGIEIKRLKAELVKPELIVFLERDNELSHLRRLLSPYGEVARLSVSEKVREHSRDERREVRREKWRAYFSKASLVEVDLSKTVPTGTELFRGRPLIREEKELLSTLFRWLVIAGWKGERYIVVKADAEPGPRQYGRPVIHAVDFERLSNLLVGFIDGSGFCLGVGVLKWINFGEMKAQVLTPLSAAEVDKVLELRFGRVRVLETGEELGLLRREEL
- a CDS encoding Lrp/AsnC family transcriptional regulator; this encodes MEGRSTLTPRQIRLLRKFYEEGKTIEVHTVEKTQDELAEELGITRQALSNHLKVLKELGYIRTGRGFIDLTDKALDLLGEKKGDVFVFVKIEPTKRKHVYEHIKELKIKKIYRVTGDIDLIIEADKTKLDDILEEIASLDGVKETITHIVLEVL